CGAGATCGCAAGGACCATCGAGCCGAGCGCTCGTGGCGAGCTCGAGATCAGCTCGGTGAACGACCGGTACCTTCAGGACGGATCGCTGAAGGTCCAGGTGCTCGACCGGGGAACGGCCTGGCTCGACACCGGCACCTTCGAGTCGATGATGCAGGCATCCGAGTACGTGCGCGTCATCGAGGACCGCCAAGGCTTCAAGATCGGCTGCATCGAGGAGATCGCCTGGCGAGCTGGGTGGATCGACCTCTCACAGCTCGATATGCTCGCTGAGCCCCTGATCAAGAGCGGATACGGGCGCTACCTGCGGTCGCTGGTCGCGGCGGCGAGTTCGTAGCCCATCGCTCAATCGCCTTCGCGCCCGGTGCCGGCTCGGCTCCGGGCTGCGTGCGTTGCCCTGCGCATCGGAGACGTGAGCTCATGCGCGGTGTTCGCGAGTCGATCGAGGAACCGGACGGCTCGTCGCGACCGGACCTCGTGGAGATCGCGCAGGGCATCCGCGAGGGCGTCCTCTAGCGATCGGATGCGGTCTTCGGCCTTCTCTGCCCGTACCGTGAGCTCTTCCGTGAGCTGTTCGATCTGTCGTGCTCGTTCGAACAGCAGTCCCTCGGCCCTGGCGAGCGGAGCGACACGTGCGATCTCGCGGGTGCGACGATCCGCGTCGTAGGGCACATCGGGCAGGCCGTAGCGGGCGAGTGAGGTCAACCGGTCGTCGAGGACGAACGTGCCGTCGGCGAGTCCGCTCTCGAGCCGTGTGGCATCCGGGTGCCGGATCAGGTAGAAGCCCTCGAGCATCCCAGCTTGCATCCGGGCATAGTCGATCATTCCGTGGTGGTTCGGGCTGGGGCGTTTTGCGCCCGCTGACGTGTAGGCGCGACCGGCCGCTTCGACCTTCCGCGAATACTGTCCCCACGAGCGCCACGGCAGGTGCAGCACCTCGAGGGAGTCGTCGCGGGCCGGTGTGCCGCGGCTCGGGAGCGACACGGCGTGGTTGCCCTGCGCCACCTCGATCTCGGGCGAGCCGACGTGAACCGCATCGGGCGTCGAGTGAGCCAACAGGCCGAGACTGCGGAGTTCGTCGACCGTCCGAGTGTCGCGGTACACCAGGCGATCGAGTCCGGCGCCTTCGAGGGCGGGCATGCCCGTCATGTCGATCACGGGCACGAGGAAGGTCTGGAACACACGTGGGGTGTTCTCCAAGACGTCTCGAATCGTCCGCGCGGGGTTCCGTGCCACCCAGAACTCGTCCGCATCGGCGTTGATCACCCAATCGGCCCCGTATTCGGTGTACGCATCGCGAGCCATGGCCGTGACGACCTCGCTCTGCTGCTTCTGGTGCACGGGATCGAAGTGAAGATCCACGAGCCCGTCGCTCGCGTACTCCTCGAGGATCTCTGTCGTACCGTCGACCGAGCCGTTGTCGGTGACGATGATCCGGTCGACCCCTTGGGCGCGGTGATGTTCAAGCGTCGCCCGGATGATGTCCGCCTCGTCGCGGACCATCATGGTCATGACCAACTTCATTGCATCACCTTCAGGTAGGGCGGGCGAGCGTCATGCGGACGTCCGGCCGCTGTCGGGTTTCCGTGCCCGCGCCTGCAGTTGCAGGGTGAGCGATCGGACGCCGAGCGCGCCATAGATCGCCCATCGTATTGGCAGGAGCAGCGGTCCAGCATATCGGCGGCCCACGAATCGGCGCGCGCTCGCGTGATGGGCCGCGACCATGCGTGGCGCTTCGGCCGAAGTAGAGTGCGCGCCCGTGTGAACGACTCGTGCGGACGGCTCGTAGAGATTGAGGTGACCCGCTTCAGCCATTCGTACTCCGAGATCGACATCCTCGAAGTACATGAAGTACCCCTCGTCGAACCCGCCGATCGCATCGAATGCCGCTCGGCGTACGAGCAGGCATGAACCCGACAGCCAGCCTGCGATCCGAGCCTCACCCGAGAGATCGGACGGGGTGCGATAGGTGCGGGTCCAGGGGTTTCCCTTCCAGATGTTCGCGAAGAGTGCATGCCCGATGCCGGTGCGCAGCGATGGGACCGCGCGTGCGGACGGGTACGTGGACCCGTCTTCGTTGAGCACTCGCGGCCCGACGGCGCCGATGGTGGGGTCGGCTTCGAGGCGATCGACGAGGACGTCGAGCGAGCCGGGGAGGAGGCGCACGTCGGGATTGCAGATCAGGACCCACTGGATCTCAGGGGCGAGTACCCGAATCGCGGCGTTGACGGCGCCGCCGTAGCCGGCATTGCGATCCATCGGGAGGTAACGGGCGCCGGACTCCACGGCGACCCTCTTCTCGCCGTCGTCGGGGGCGTTGTCGGCGATGACCACTTCGTACGGCCGGCTCGTCGCCTCCCGCAAGGAGGAGATCAGGCCGGGAAGCACCGATCCGGAGCGGTAACTCACGGTGACGACGGCAAGGGCAGGAGAAGGGCTCACTGGTGGGCGGGGTCCGCGTCGAAGGACACGTCGGTGAAGACGGGCCCCCAGGATCGGGCG
The Agromyces albus DNA segment above includes these coding regions:
- a CDS encoding glycosyltransferase family 2 protein, with the protein product MTMMVRDEADIIRATLEHHRAQGVDRIIVTDNGSVDGTTEILEEYASDGLVDLHFDPVHQKQQSEVVTAMARDAYTEYGADWVINADADEFWVARNPARTIRDVLENTPRVFQTFLVPVIDMTGMPALEGAGLDRLVYRDTRTVDELRSLGLLAHSTPDAVHVGSPEIEVAQGNHAVSLPSRGTPARDDSLEVLHLPWRSWGQYSRKVEAAGRAYTSAGAKRPSPNHHGMIDYARMQAGMLEGFYLIRHPDATRLESGLADGTFVLDDRLTSLARYGLPDVPYDADRRTREIARVAPLARAEGLLFERARQIEQLTEELTVRAEKAEDRIRSLEDALADALRDLHEVRSRRAVRFLDRLANTAHELTSPMRRATHAARSRAGTGREGD
- a CDS encoding glycosyltransferase family 2 protein, yielding MSPSPALAVVTVSYRSGSVLPGLISSLREATSRPYEVVIADNAPDDGEKRVAVESGARYLPMDRNAGYGGAVNAAIRVLAPEIQWVLICNPDVRLLPGSLDVLVDRLEADPTIGAVGPRVLNEDGSTYPSARAVPSLRTGIGHALFANIWKGNPWTRTYRTPSDLSGEARIAGWLSGSCLLVRRAAFDAIGGFDEGYFMYFEDVDLGVRMAEAGHLNLYEPSARVVHTGAHSTSAEAPRMVAAHHASARRFVGRRYAGPLLLPIRWAIYGALGVRSLTLQLQARARKPDSGRTSA